The following DNA comes from Capsicum annuum cultivar UCD-10X-F1 chromosome 7, UCD10Xv1.1, whole genome shotgun sequence.
TCGTAACTCTAGCATTTGTGTAATATATCATGGGTGTAGTACTATAGGGACCTCTAAGAAAACTCATTCCGTAAGATTACTATTAACCCACTATATTCTGTAAATAGGCATCCTCCTTCATTTGTAAATCACATGAAACCAAACTCTTAGAAATACAAAATAGTTTCTTGCATGTTTTTTAAGCTATGCTTTTGATTTATTCTTATCTGTGTGTTCCTGCTTTTGTGGAAGGAATCCTTACTGACGGATGCTTCACAAGAAATCCAGCAATAAGGAAGGTTTTGACTTGACCATAAGCTAGGAGTTACATGTTGCCTTAATACAGGTCTAAATCACTTTCCATACCACTAAAAcattatgtttgattttacatcTACTTGAAGTATGGTTCTAATCTTAACTTGAATTTTTAGAGTATTATAATCTGTTGATCAGGTATTTTTGGATATGATAGTGAAACTTTATGGTCCACCTGATGCAATTACCAATGACAGATATGATGTTTTTATCATTACGTTTTGGCAAGAGTTATTCACCTTAAAAGGGGTCCATCTACACACTTCATCAGTATACCATCCCTAGTCTGATGGATAACTATAGTACTATACAAATGTTTGGAGACATATTTGAGGTGTTTTTGGTGAAAATGTTTCTAATTGGTCAAAGTGTTTAGCTATGATTAAACATTGATACAATACATCCAATCATTCAGCTATTCATATTACTGCATTTGGGGCAATGTATGACAGACCTCCTCCTTTGCACTTGCCTTACCTTCCCAGTGAATCAGATTCAATTGATGTTTACAATAATCTTCTCCACAGAGAAACGATTTTACAATTACTCAAGCACCATTTGAATAGGGCCCATCTTAGAATGAAACAACAAGCTGACCTACATAGGAGTGATAGGACATATGAAGTTGGTGACCTGGTCTACTTTAAGACTCAACCTTCCAGACAACCAATAGTTTCTACTCATTCTCATCACAAGTTATATGCTAATTATTATGGTCCCTTTCAGATTATCAAGGGGGTGGGGCCAGTAGCATATACTCTTTTGTTTCTGTAGTTGTCAAGATTCATCCTACTGTACATGTGTCATTGTTGAGGAAGTGTTATGAGCTACCTTCTACTATCTCTTACCTTCCTATCTTAGATAATGCTCATCCCCGTTATCCCTTTTCTGAGAGTATTTTATAATAAAGGAcgatgaagaaagaaaataaagttataGCTTAGGTCTTGGTTGAATGGCAAGGTCTATCTGctgatgaggctacttgggagttcTAAAATGCCTTGTTAACTAGGTTTTCGTCTTTTAATACTTGTGCACAAAGATCTCTTATTAGGGGGGGTTGTtacaacaaatgaaaataaagattGAAATACATCAAGTAGCTGGAAATGAAGATTATAGGAGCTCAATCCGCATCAACAACTAGTTTCGAAAAGTAGTTATAACAGTCAAATTAGTTAGACAGTTTTAATACTGTTTCGTTGGTGTACTGTTCAATTTCAATTCTGTTAATAGTTAGTCACGATTGTAATCTTATGTACAATAAATGATCAATCAATAATACATGTTTTCTTTCTCTAAATTCTTCATGTTCTActctcttcttctcttcttttccTCATTACAAATCTTTATTCTTGAGCTGAAATCTCAAACTTAGTTCCTGAATCAGCCTACAAATTTCGAGTTATCTTGTATAACTCATGCATTTGTGTAACATATCATTTGGCTATAGTACTTAGGACCTCTTAAGGAAACTCACTCTGCAAGGTTACTATTCACCCATTGTACTCTATAAATAGGCATCCGCCTTCATTTGTAAATCATCTGGAACCAGACTCTtagtaataaaatataatttcttgCGTGCTTATTTTAAGTTGTGCTTTTTCTTAACTCTTATCTGTGTGCTCTTGCTCTCCTGGAAGTCATCCTCACTGACAGAGGACTATTTAGGACCTCGTTATGTCGATTTGTTtgttatctttattttactttgttttcttcatgttttatGCATTATCTCCcagcaaataaataatcaatctGAAGGTAATGGACGTAAACAGGGTCAGATTTCACGCGCTTGCTCTTGTTCTCGTTTACAAATTCGGCTAAACTACTTTCAAGGTAAACaactatattaaaataaatattctattttaCTCGTGTAATTTCACttgatatgttattattgtttgttGTGTTAAAATTGCTTGCCTGCTTTCGAAAAAAGAGAAGTACGTTACTCAATTATTGTTTGTAAATTTACTACAAATAGGGAAAACAGAAGTAAACCAATGAAAGTCTTTGTGGAAGACCGCTCTCGTTTCGAAAATTCAAagttcacttttttttattcaaaGGAAATGGAACTGTAAGAGTCCCCACATATACACCAAAATTGTGGCAGAGAGTTTTACAGTATAGTACTGCTGAAAAATTCTTCTAAAAATACTATGCTTTATTTCCTTTTGAATTTGACCACACCTACATGCTCAATGCTAATGTTACTGTTCTTTGCCACTAAAGTCATTAACCATATGACTTGGGGAAAAACAACATTTGCATTTCTTCCCATTCCCAAAGCCAAAAGAAACTGAACCTTATGTCATTTAATTCCATTTGTGGTTGAGGACATATAAATAGTCCATCGGTTCGAATTTACctgtaactatttttttaattttatttttatttttatttattatttttaataaattaagaaaagataattttcttcttatgtctcattcttaatattaattacttctactctaaattattttttaatacacttTACTAAATATTAATTAACAGGGGCAATACACTTTATTAAATATCAATCATTATTTTGAGGGTGTCATGCAAAAAGTGCCAGATAAAAATCAACGGAGAAAGTATATAAAGTTGATTTGACCAAGTTATAACCTTTTCTTTTTGTGCTTATTTTTTATACATTAAGGAACCATTTGGTAGCTTATTTAGTGCATGTATTAAATTAAGGAGATCTTTGCAATAATTGATAAATTTGCTCTCATGTGACCAGAAAGCTAAGAGTTTAAGTCAGGAATCGTTGCATAAATATAAAGTGAGACTGTGCACAATAGATCTATATGATTCGATCATTCACCGAACCTCGAGCATAGCAGAAACTTTAGTGCATCCGACTGTCCTTTTATGCTAACTCGTCTTCAAATTAGGTACCAACAACCTCTAAACTTACCCTATACACAAAGTCCAGGGAAGGATTAAATCACAAGAGCCTACCGTAAAAGCTATCTCACTTTACATTTTACAAAAAGTTATTCTCGCAACTCAAACTCGTGACCCCGTGGCCACATAACAGACAAATTATCACGAGGATAATCACATCATAAACGGACAAGTTAGACTATTTATCCACATTAAACCAACCCTCGTCATTTCGTCCTTTCCCAATCCCCCCTACACTTCCCCATAAGcactcctttcttcttcttcttctactactcCAATCTCTTTCTCCACAAATTCCCTCCATTTTTACACTATTTTAACAACCTCATCAATCACCCatttcaccattcttttcttCTGTTCTCTCCGCATGCAAAAGCCATGCAGATACAGGTGCCACTCTTCGTCTTCTTGATCACTTTCCCGTTGATTACTTTTGGTCTAAACCAAGAAGGATTATACCTACAACGACTGAAAGATTCTCTCTCCGGCCCCGAAGAAGTATTTTCTACTTGGTCTGAAAATGATCCTACTCCATGTAACTGGACAGGTATCACCTGCAACGATCCCTCCGTTGTCGCTGTTAATCTCTCCGGTGCTTCTCTTTCTGGACCCTTTCCGAGTTTCATCTGTCATCTCACTTCTCTTGAATCTCTTTcgctctcgaataatctcattaaCTCTAGTCTTCCGCATTCTATTTCTGAATGCCGGAGTCTTAAGTATCTTGATCTTTCTCAGAACCTTATTGGTGGTACTATTCCTGAGACGATTTCTCATCTTCCTTATCTCAGGTAATTAACTCTGTTCGAAGCTCAATTTCACATTTTCCCCTGTTTTATTTCgtttaaagtttttgaaaaaaatagtacTACTATTTGTTTGGGACTGGAATTTAGCTATATATATTCGCATTTGGGTCTGTTTTAAGGTGAAGATAAAATCTGTACAATTAGCATGAGTTATTGTTTCAGAAAGTCACATTTTTCTCAATTCCAGTTACTTTTGAGATAATAATTTTATTCGAGTGATAGTCCAAGAAATGAATGTGCACAAAGCATCCCACGTTAGCATGGTCAGGGAAAGCACCACACCCCGAGTGGAAGGGGTGTGATGTAGAGCTGTAAGCCATGATTTAGCTGAATCCACATGTTGAACATGTCGGAAATCTTAGTAGCTCAGTTTGTTCTGAAATTTCACTTTGGTGAGCGTTCAGTTCCCCACATCATATAATTCCATTTTCCTTTCCACTGTACCCAatatttttctttagaaaaatGTTGAACATGGCATTGAGATTTTGTTGTTCTTGCTGTTTCATTAGTGTAATATATGATCTTTTATTGCAGCTACCTTGATCTTAGCGGGTGCTATTTCACGGGGAACATTCCGGCAAGTTTTGGAAGATTCAGGCAACTGGAGACTCTTATTCTGACTGAGAACATTCTTACTGGTAAACTTCCAGCAGTTTTAGGTAATGTAACGAGTCTCAAGAGACTTGAACTCGCTTACAACCCGTTTGCACCAAGCCACTTCCTTCCTGAACTCGGTAACTTGACAAATCTTGAGACATTATGGCTAAGTATGTGTAATCTTGTTGGTTCAATTCCACAAAGTATTGAGAAATTGAGTcatttgactaattttgatgtgTCCAATAATGGTCTCATTGGGTCAATACCAAGTGCAATTTTACAGCTTAACAGTATTGTTCAAGTTGAGCTATACAATAATTCCCTCACGGGTGTATTGCCCGCGGGATGGTCTAACTTGACTAAATTGAGGAGGCTTGATGTGTCGACTAACAAGTTAAATGGGACGATTCCTGATGAGTTGTGTGACTTGCCACTCGAGTCACTCAATTTGTTTGAGAATCAATTTGAAGGGTTGTTTCCAGAAAGTATAGCTAAATCTCCGAATCTGTACGAGCTTAAGTTGTTTTCTAACAGATTTTCTGGTTCATTGCCTAGTGAACTTGGAAAGAACTCAGCTTTACAGTATCTTGATGTTTCATACAATAAATTTTCTGGTAGAATTCCTGAAAGTTTGTGTGAAATGGGAGCTCTAGAGGATCTTATAGGGATATATAATTTGTTTTCTGGGAGTATTCCAGACAGTCTTGGCAACTGCCGGAGTTTACTTAGGGTCAGGTTTCGGGCTAATGAGCTATTCGGAGAAGTCCCAACTGAGTTTTGGAGTTTGCCTCGGGTTTATCTTTTAGACCTTTTTGGCAATGCATTTTCAGGAAACATATCACACATGATTTCCGGTGCCAAAAATTTGTCCAACCTACAAATATCAAGAAACAAATTCTCAGGGGTTATACCGAGTGAAATAGGAAAGTTGAAGAGCTTAGTTGAGTTTTCCGCGAGTCATAATGAGCTAAGGGGAGAACTTCCAGACACATTAGTGAATCTGGGGCAGTTAGGAACCCTTGATCTTAGTTCCAATGAGCTATCAGGGGAAATCCCCTCGGGAATTCACACAATGAAGCAACTTAGTGAGCTTAACTTGGCAAACAATGGATTTTCAGGGGAAATTCCAGAAGAAATCGGGACATTGCCCGTGCTTAATTATCTTGATCTTTCTGGGAATTACTTCTCAGGGGAAATCCCACTCAGTCTGCAAAGCTTGAAGCTTAATAAGCTAAATTTGTCTAATAATCGACTGTCAGGAACTATTCCTGCAGTTTTTGATAAGGATGTTTATAGAGAGAGCTTTCTAGGTAATCCAGGTTTGTGTCAAGGTGTTACTGGTCTTTGTCCTACCAAAGGTAGAGGACAGCATGAAGGATACTTGTGGACTTTGAGAGCTATCTACACGGTTGCTGGCTTCGTTTTTCTTGTCGGGATTGGTATGTTCATTTGGAAGTACCAGAAATTCAAGAAGATTAAGAAAGGAATCACTATGACAAAGTGGACATCATTCCATAAGCTTGGATTCAGTGAATTTGAGATACCCGATGGCCTAGATGAAGCTAATGTGATCGGAAATGGAGCTTCAGGAAGAGTGTACAAAGCTGTCCTGAGCAATGGTGAGGCAGTAGCTGTCAAGAAGCTATGGGAGAGAACAGTTAAAGACGAAACCCCTTATGGTGTTGTTGAGTCTGATAAAGACgagtttgaaattgaagttgaaacTCTGGGTAAAATTAGGCACAAGAATATTGTGAGGTTGTGGTGCTGTTGCGATAGCGGGGATAGCAAGCTCTTGGTATATGAGTACATGCCAAATGGAAGTTTGGGCGATTTGCTGCACAGTTGCAAGGCCAAATTGTTGGATTGGCCGTTGAGGTTCAAGATAGCTTTAGATGCAGCTGAGGGGCTTTCGTATTTGCACCATGATTGTGTT
Coding sequences within:
- the LOC107878387 gene encoding receptor-like protein kinase HSL1, which gives rise to MQIQVPLFVFLITFPLITFGLNQEGLYLQRLKDSLSGPEEVFSTWSENDPTPCNWTGITCNDPSVVAVNLSGASLSGPFPSFICHLTSLESLSLSNNLINSSLPHSISECRSLKYLDLSQNLIGGTIPETISHLPYLSYLDLSGCYFTGNIPASFGRFRQLETLILTENILTGKLPAVLGNVTSLKRLELAYNPFAPSHFLPELGNLTNLETLWLSMCNLVGSIPQSIEKLSHLTNFDVSNNGLIGSIPSAILQLNSIVQVELYNNSLTGVLPAGWSNLTKLRRLDVSTNKLNGTIPDELCDLPLESLNLFENQFEGLFPESIAKSPNLYELKLFSNRFSGSLPSELGKNSALQYLDVSYNKFSGRIPESLCEMGALEDLIGIYNLFSGSIPDSLGNCRSLLRVRFRANELFGEVPTEFWSLPRVYLLDLFGNAFSGNISHMISGAKNLSNLQISRNKFSGVIPSEIGKLKSLVEFSASHNELRGELPDTLVNLGQLGTLDLSSNELSGEIPSGIHTMKQLSELNLANNGFSGEIPEEIGTLPVLNYLDLSGNYFSGEIPLSLQSLKLNKLNLSNNRLSGTIPAVFDKDVYRESFLGNPGLCQGVTGLCPTKGRGQHEGYLWTLRAIYTVAGFVFLVGIGMFIWKYQKFKKIKKGITMTKWTSFHKLGFSEFEIPDGLDEANVIGNGASGRVYKAVLSNGEAVAVKKLWERTVKDETPYGVVESDKDEFEIEVETLGKIRHKNIVRLWCCCDSGDSKLLVYEYMPNGSLGDLLHSCKAKLLDWPLRFKIALDAAEGLSYLHHDCVPPIVHRDVKSNNILLDDEFGAKISDFGVAKVVKAAIKGGVESMSVIAGSYGYIAPEYAYTLHVNEKSDIYSFGVVILELVTGRRPVGPEFGEKDLATWVCTTLNEKGVDQLLDPNLNSSFKEHICKVLDVGLRCLNHVPANRPSMRRVVTMLQESVPNSVPGMENKNGKLSLHFPKLV